A region of Lacinutrix sp. Hel_I_90 DNA encodes the following proteins:
- a CDS encoding pitrilysin family protein, whose protein sequence is MKKSLFSLTALLLAGFAANAQEVKFEEYDLSNGMHVILHQDNTAPVVTTSVMYHVGAKDENPERTGMAHFFEHLLFEGTENIERGEWFNIVTSNGGSNNANTTDDRTYYYEVFPSNSLELGLWMESERLMHPIINQIGVDTQNEVVKEEKRLRVDNAPYGKFIENVKLNIFKKHPYKGTTIGKMAHLDAASLEEFQAFNKKFYVPNNAVLVVAGDIDIASTKKMIEDYFGPIPRGEDIVRDFPKEDPITETIRAKAYDANIQVPAIMAAYRTPAMTERDAYVLDMLSSYLSSGKTSKLYKKLVDDKKMALQVGAINQSQEDYGTYILYGLPLGDVSLESLLKEMDEELVKVQTELMTERDYQKLQNKFENNFVNSNSSIAGIANSLASYYMLYKDVNLINNEIDIYRSITRQEIQDVAKKYLNPNQRLVLEYLPEVKAEE, encoded by the coding sequence ATGAAAAAAAGTTTATTCTCGTTAACGGCTTTGCTTTTAGCTGGATTTGCAGCTAATGCACAAGAAGTTAAATTTGAAGAGTATGATTTAAGTAACGGTATGCACGTTATTTTACATCAAGACAACACTGCTCCAGTAGTAACAACATCTGTAATGTACCATGTAGGTGCTAAAGATGAAAACCCAGAACGTACAGGTATGGCTCACTTTTTTGAGCACCTTTTGTTCGAAGGAACCGAAAACATAGAACGTGGCGAGTGGTTTAATATCGTGACATCTAATGGGGGAAGTAACAATGCTAACACCACAGACGACAGAACTTATTATTATGAAGTTTTCCCTTCTAACAGTCTAGAACTGGGATTGTGGATGGAATCTGAGCGTTTAATGCACCCTATTATTAACCAAATTGGTGTAGATACACAAAATGAAGTCGTAAAAGAAGAAAAACGTTTGCGTGTTGATAATGCGCCTTATGGAAAGTTTATCGAAAATGTTAAACTCAACATCTTTAAAAAGCACCCTTATAAAGGAACCACTATTGGTAAAATGGCGCATTTAGATGCTGCTTCCTTAGAAGAGTTTCAAGCCTTTAATAAAAAATTCTATGTACCTAACAATGCTGTTTTAGTGGTTGCAGGTGATATAGACATCGCTTCAACTAAAAAAATGATTGAAGACTATTTTGGACCTATTCCAAGAGGAGAAGATATTGTTAGAGATTTTCCTAAAGAAGACCCTATTACAGAGACTATAAGAGCAAAGGCTTATGATGCTAACATTCAGGTTCCCGCTATCATGGCAGCCTATAGAACACCTGCAATGACTGAAAGAGATGCCTATGTTCTAGACATGTTATCGAGCTATTTAAGCTCTGGTAAAACGTCTAAATTATACAAGAAACTTGTTGATGATAAAAAAATGGCATTACAAGTGGGTGCAATTAATCAAAGCCAAGAAGATTATGGTACTTATATTTTATACGGGTTACCATTAGGTGATGTTTCTTTAGAGAGTTTACTTAAAGAAATGGATGAAGAATTGGTTAAAGTACAAACAGAATTAATGACTGAAAGAGATTACCAAAAGCTTCAAAATAAATTTGAAAATAATTTTGTTAATTCAAATTCAAGTATTGCTGGTATAGCAAATTCTTTAGCAAGTTACTACATGTTGTATAAAGATGTGAATTTAATTAACAATGAAATTGATATTTACAGATCTATTACAAGACAGGAAATTCAAGACGTTGCTAAAAAATACTTAAATCCTAATCAACGTTTAGTATTAGAGTATTTGCCAGAAGTTAAAGCGGAAGAATAA
- a CDS encoding pitrilysin family protein has protein sequence MKTKITAFIALFLLSISVTAQIDRSVQPKPGPAPTITLEVPGEFELKNGLKVLVVVNHKLPRVSYSLVIDNQPKVEGEIAGVTGILGAMLGNGTTSIPKDEFNEEIDFLGASLNFGSSSAYGSSLTKYSDRILELMADAAMNPLLTEEEFQKEKEKAIEGLKSSEKSVDAVASRVGGALSFGKKHPYGEFITEETLNAITLDNVRAFYQENFNPNNAYLVVVGDVDFLTVEKQVKKYFKKWEKGIDVSKTIPEPYQNVSTTEIDFIDMPNAVQSNISVTTNVKLKMGDPDYHAVLIANKILGGGFGSYLNMNLREEHGYTYGARSSVGVDRYGASRFDASTAVRNAVTDSAVVESLKEIKRIKAEKVSAEDLSNAKAKYVGDFVLALERPQTIANYALNIKLNNLPKDFYKTYLTKINAVTVEDVERVANKYFTEQNARIIVVGKGSEVVSNLEKTGIPVKYFDKYATPVEKPVFSKPIPEGVTAQTVMNDYIKAVGGMAALENVTTLVQEMSASFQGQNMVMTVKQKSPNLMLNDVNIVGMGTVFKQAFDGENGYMAQMGNKQPMPAEMLSEMKAKKGLFAELNLSTDASKKVSLASIETVDGKDAYVITIEDEAGETSKNYYDVASGLKIKSVATVKGPGGQDLVQETTYGDYQEVDGIKFPYTMVVPMAGQSIELKTVAVKVNEPLTKSDFE, from the coding sequence ATGAAAACAAAAATAACAGCATTTATAGCACTGTTTTTATTATCAATTTCAGTTACTGCTCAAATTGATAGATCTGTGCAACCAAAACCAGGACCAGCACCAACCATTACCTTGGAAGTTCCTGGAGAATTTGAACTCAAAAACGGACTTAAAGTTCTTGTAGTCGTAAACCATAAATTACCGAGAGTATCATACTCTTTAGTTATTGACAACCAACCAAAAGTTGAAGGAGAAATAGCTGGAGTTACTGGTATTCTGGGCGCAATGTTAGGGAACGGAACAACAAGTATTCCTAAAGATGAATTTAATGAAGAAATTGATTTTCTAGGAGCAAGTTTAAATTTTGGTTCAAGTAGTGCTTACGGGAGTTCATTAACTAAATATTCTGATCGTATTTTAGAATTAATGGCAGATGCAGCAATGAATCCATTGTTGACCGAAGAAGAATTTCAAAAAGAAAAAGAAAAAGCTATTGAAGGTTTAAAATCGAGCGAAAAAAGTGTAGATGCAGTTGCATCTCGTGTTGGTGGTGCTTTATCTTTTGGTAAAAAACATCCTTATGGCGAGTTTATTACAGAAGAAACTTTAAATGCAATTACTTTAGATAATGTACGTGCTTTCTACCAAGAAAATTTCAATCCAAACAATGCCTATTTAGTGGTTGTTGGAGATGTAGACTTTCTAACAGTAGAAAAGCAAGTAAAAAAGTACTTCAAAAAATGGGAAAAGGGTATCGATGTTTCCAAAACGATTCCAGAGCCTTATCAAAATGTAAGTACAACAGAAATCGATTTTATCGATATGCCAAATGCCGTACAATCTAATATTTCGGTTACAACTAATGTGAAATTAAAAATGGGTGATCCAGATTATCATGCGGTTTTAATTGCAAACAAAATTTTAGGCGGAGGCTTTGGTTCTTACCTAAACATGAATTTACGTGAAGAGCACGGGTATACTTATGGTGCACGTTCAAGTGTTGGGGTAGATCGTTATGGCGCTTCTCGTTTTGACGCATCTACTGCTGTAAGAAATGCAGTAACAGATAGTGCAGTAGTTGAGTCTTTAAAAGAAATTAAAAGAATTAAAGCAGAAAAGGTTTCTGCTGAAGATCTAAGCAACGCTAAAGCAAAATACGTAGGTGATTTTGTATTGGCTTTAGAGCGTCCACAAACGATTGCTAACTACGCCTTAAATATTAAGTTAAACAACTTACCAAAAGATTTCTACAAGACGTATTTAACAAAAATCAATGCTGTAACGGTAGAAGATGTTGAGCGTGTAGCTAACAAATACTTTACAGAGCAAAATGCCAGAATTATTGTTGTTGGTAAAGGAAGTGAAGTGGTCTCTAATTTAGAGAAAACGGGTATTCCGGTTAAGTATTTTGATAAATATGCAACTCCTGTAGAGAAGCCTGTATTTTCTAAACCAATTCCTGAAGGCGTTACAGCACAAACTGTAATGAATGATTATATCAAAGCAGTTGGAGGTATGGCAGCCCTAGAGAATGTAACTACTTTGGTTCAAGAAATGAGTGCTTCTTTTCAAGGCCAAAACATGGTTATGACTGTTAAACAGAAAAGTCCTAATTTAATGTTAAATGATGTTAACATCGTAGGTATGGGAACTGTGTTTAAGCAAGCTTTTGATGGTGAGAACGGCTATATGGCGCAAATGGGAAATAAACAGCCTATGCCAGCTGAAATGCTTTCTGAAATGAAAGCTAAAAAAGGATTGTTTGCTGAGTTAAACCTAAGTACTGATGCTTCTAAAAAAGTAAGCTTAGCTTCAATAGAGACTGTAGATGGTAAAGACGCTTATGTGATTACGATAGAGGATGAGGCTGGCGAAACGTCTAAGAATTATTATGATGTAGCATCAGGCTTGAAAATAAAAAGTGTTGCTACTGTAAAAGGCCCAGGAGGTCAGGATCTTGTTCAAGAAACAACTTATGGTGATTACCAAGAGGTTGACGGGATTAAGTTTCCATATACTATGGTAGTACCTATGGCTGGACAAAGTATCGAGCTTAAAACAGTGGCTGTAAAAGTCAATGAGCCTTTAACGAAGAGTGATTTTGAATAA
- a CDS encoding DMT family transporter — protein sequence MPNNNTKWVYLLILSVIWGTSFILIKKGLLGLTPYQLGALRTFFTGLFLFSVGFNRIKTIKKKDWKWIIISGFLGSFIPAFLFAIAETEIDSAVVSVLNSLVPLNTVLMGLAVFKITSTKRQILGVIIGFIGTSILILKGAELNPNQNYLFAGFVIVSTVMYAANVNIIKRYLQDVKPLTIAVGNYVPIIIPALAILFFTDFFSPENFSASLFRTSILYVIVLSLFGTAMAKVLFNKLVQLSTPVFASSVTYIMPIVALSWGVLDGEKFTLIQGFATLIILIGVWLANKKKQPISRLQEKTKYN from the coding sequence ATGCCAAATAACAATACCAAATGGGTTTACTTACTTATATTATCAGTCATTTGGGGCACCAGTTTTATTCTTATTAAAAAAGGATTATTAGGATTAACACCCTATCAATTAGGTGCTTTAAGAACTTTTTTTACTGGTTTATTTTTATTTTCGGTTGGTTTTAACCGTATTAAAACAATTAAAAAAAAGGATTGGAAGTGGATTATCATTTCTGGATTCCTAGGTTCTTTTATTCCGGCTTTTTTATTTGCTATAGCAGAGACAGAAATTGATAGTGCCGTTGTTTCGGTTTTAAATTCTTTAGTCCCATTAAATACGGTATTAATGGGACTAGCCGTTTTTAAAATTACCTCAACAAAACGTCAGATTTTGGGGGTTATTATTGGCTTTATTGGGACTTCGATTCTAATTTTAAAAGGTGCCGAATTGAATCCGAATCAGAATTATCTGTTTGCTGGCTTTGTGATTGTCTCAACAGTAATGTATGCTGCGAATGTAAACATCATTAAACGGTATCTACAAGACGTAAAACCATTAACTATTGCTGTTGGTAATTATGTGCCAATAATCATTCCTGCGCTTGCCATACTCTTTTTTACAGATTTCTTTTCTCCTGAAAATTTTAGCGCTTCGTTATTTCGCACTTCTATTTTGTACGTTATTGTTTTATCATTATTCGGCACAGCTATGGCCAAAGTCCTTTTTAATAAATTAGTACAACTATCTACACCTGTTTTTGCCTCTTCAGTGACTTATATAATGCCCATTGTTGCGCTTAGCTGGGGCGTGTTGGATGGTGAAAAATTCACTTTGATTCAAGGTTTTGCAACACTAATTATTCTTATTGGTGTTTGGTTGGCGAATAAGAAGAAACAGCCAATTTCGAGATTACAGGAAAAGACTAAGTATAACTAA
- a CDS encoding cation transporter, producing the protein MKNIKKVLLVAVIAMTAFSCKNEAQPEIMTVETAVEETESIVDANATYAKAEFKIEGMTCAMGCAKTIENKMAKMEGVKSAKVDFERELAMVEYDEAKVTPASLEGTVTSVADTYKVKDMKTVAEFSTVKSCTMACCEGKTDAEKAACKMECCKEKTEGEKMACAKDCKKACCAKEVKA; encoded by the coding sequence ATGAAGAACATAAAAAAGGTATTATTAGTTGCAGTAATCGCAATGACTGCTTTTAGTTGTAAAAACGAAGCACAACCAGAGATAATGACAGTGGAGACTGCCGTTGAAGAAACAGAATCAATAGTAGACGCGAATGCTACTTATGCAAAAGCAGAGTTTAAAATTGAAGGGATGACCTGCGCGATGGGTTGTGCAAAAACCATTGAGAATAAAATGGCTAAAATGGAAGGTGTAAAATCTGCAAAAGTAGATTTTGAACGTGAGTTAGCTATGGTAGAATACGACGAAGCTAAAGTAACACCAGCAAGTTTAGAAGGCACGGTAACAAGTGTTGCAGATACTTACAAAGTAAAAGACATGAAAACAGTGGCTGAATTTTCTACAGTAAAATCTTGCACGATGGCCTGTTGCGAAGGAAAAACCGATGCTGAAAAAGCAGCCTGTAAAATGGAGTGCTGTAAAGAAAAAACAGAAGGAGAAAAAATGGCTTGTGCTAAAGATTGTAAAAAAGCATGTTGTGCGAAGGAAGTAAAGGCATAA
- the thiS gene encoding sulfur carrier protein ThiS: MITIGINDSPLNIDSDFTILQVLQQINAPLQGVAVAVNSEIIRQAHWETAKLQSGDQVLVIQATQGG, from the coding sequence ATGATAACTATTGGTATTAACGATTCTCCCCTTAACATTGACTCCGACTTTACTATTTTACAAGTATTGCAACAAATTAATGCGCCCTTGCAGGGTGTTGCTGTGGCTGTAAATTCTGAGATTATTCGTCAAGCGCATTGGGAAACAGCAAAGTTACAGTCTGGAGACCAAGTGCTAGTCATTCAAGCCACTCAAGGCGGCTAA
- the thiC gene encoding phosphomethylpyrimidine synthase ThiC, giving the protein MKNKDTAPKQGTISRQAFPNSNKIYVEGKLYPEIKVAMREITLSDTKNSMTGKWTPNEPVTVYDTSGPYTDPEKEINIHNGIERIREQWILDRGDVEQLEGFSSDYCNQRLNDTRLDHMRFSLLKKPMRAKKGQNVTQLHYAKKGIITPEMEYIAIRENQRIDEMTEIRKQHKGEHFGAAIPAKITPEFVRDEVARGRAVIPSNINHPEAEPMILGRNFLVKINANIGNSATTSSIEEEVEKAVWACRWGADNIMDLSTGENIHETREWIIRNSPVPVGTVPIYQALEKVNGVAEDLTWEIYRDTLIEQAEQGVDYFTIHAGVLLRYVPMTANRVTGIVSRGGSIMAKWCLAHHKESFLYTHFEDICEILKSYDVAFSLGDGLRPGSVADANDEAQFAELETLGELTKIARKHEVQCFIEGPGHVPMHMIKENMERQIEVCDEAPFYTLGPLTTDIAPGYDHITSGIGAAMIGWYGCAMLCYVTPKEHLGLPNKEDVRVGVVTYKLAAHAADLAKGHPGSQHRDNALSMARFEFRWEDQFNLGLDPERAREYHDETLPADGAKIAHFCSMCGPKFCSMKISQEVRDFAAANDIVDNEVIKKGMEEKSQEFKDKGSEVYL; this is encoded by the coding sequence ATGAAAAATAAAGACACTGCTCCAAAACAAGGCACGATTTCAAGACAAGCTTTTCCCAATTCTAATAAGATATATGTTGAAGGCAAACTGTATCCAGAAATTAAAGTGGCCATGCGTGAAATCACTTTGAGTGATACCAAAAATTCAATGACAGGAAAATGGACGCCTAACGAACCGGTGACTGTCTATGATACTTCAGGGCCTTATACAGACCCTGAAAAAGAAATCAATATTCATAATGGTATTGAAAGAATTCGTGAACAATGGATTTTAGACCGTGGTGATGTTGAGCAGTTAGAGGGGTTTTCATCAGACTATTGCAACCAACGTTTAAATGATACGCGCCTAGACCACATGCGTTTTTCTTTATTAAAAAAACCTATGCGTGCTAAAAAAGGACAAAACGTAACGCAATTGCATTATGCTAAAAAAGGCATTATTACTCCTGAGATGGAATACATCGCTATTCGTGAAAACCAGCGTATTGATGAGATGACCGAAATTAGAAAACAACATAAAGGGGAACACTTTGGAGCTGCTATTCCTGCGAAAATCACCCCTGAGTTTGTACGCGACGAAGTGGCAAGAGGGCGCGCAGTCATCCCTTCAAACATAAACCACCCTGAAGCAGAACCTATGATTTTAGGAAGAAACTTCTTAGTGAAAATAAATGCCAATATTGGGAATTCAGCAACCACATCATCAATTGAAGAGGAAGTAGAAAAAGCGGTTTGGGCGTGCCGTTGGGGTGCAGATAATATTATGGATCTATCTACTGGTGAGAACATTCACGAAACACGCGAGTGGATTATAAGAAATTCACCAGTGCCGGTTGGTACTGTGCCCATTTACCAAGCTTTAGAAAAAGTAAACGGGGTAGCAGAAGATTTAACATGGGAAATTTATCGCGACACCTTAATTGAGCAAGCAGAACAAGGGGTTGATTATTTTACCATTCACGCTGGCGTATTGTTGCGTTATGTCCCAATGACCGCTAACCGTGTTACAGGAATTGTGTCTCGTGGTGGTTCTATTATGGCGAAGTGGTGTTTGGCGCATCACAAAGAGAGTTTCTTATATACGCATTTTGAAGACATTTGTGAAATCTTAAAATCTTACGATGTCGCCTTTTCTTTAGGTGATGGTTTACGTCCGGGATCTGTAGCAGATGCAAATGATGAAGCGCAGTTTGCCGAATTAGAGACACTGGGGGAATTAACAAAAATTGCGCGTAAACATGAGGTACAGTGTTTTATTGAAGGTCCAGGTCACGTGCCTATGCACATGATTAAAGAAAATATGGAACGTCAAATTGAAGTTTGTGACGAAGCGCCCTTCTACACTTTAGGCCCTCTAACAACAGATATTGCGCCAGGATACGATCATATTACCTCTGGTATTGGAGCGGCCATGATTGGTTGGTATGGTTGTGCTATGTTATGCTACGTCACGCCAAAAGAGCATTTAGGATTACCCAATAAAGAAGATGTACGTGTTGGTGTCGTTACCTATAAATTGGCGGCTCATGCGGCTGATTTGGCTAAAGGACATCCAGGATCGCAACACAGAGATAATGCTTTGAGTATGGCGCGTTTTGAATTTCGATGGGAAGATCAGTTCAATTTAGGCTTAGACCCAGAGCGTGCGCGTGAATACCATGATGAAACACTGCCTGCAGATGGTGCAAAAATAGCCCACTTCTGTTCTATGTGTGGTCCTAAATTCTGTTCTATGAAAATCTCACAAGAAGTACGTGACTTCGCAGCTGCAAACGACATTGTTGACAATGAAGTGATTAAGAAAGGGATGGAAGAAAAATCTCAGGAATTTAAAGATAAAGGCTCGGAAGTATATTTATAA
- a CDS encoding thiamine phosphate synthase produces the protein MIVVIAPEQDVRDEILILNQLFEAGLEYYHLRKPEKNYLEHCTYLSQVDSKYHNRIVVHYFHELINEFNLKGIHFQEQKRRDNIDNPGRYFKALNMFGKTISSSFHELEELATCEFEFDYHLLSPVFSSVSKKGYEGRGFDVNHIDKRIIGMGGVTTSNLAEFIKLGYKGVGVLGGVWNSATPILDFNTMKDYFLQNNKN, from the coding sequence ATGATAGTAGTTATCGCTCCGGAACAAGATGTCAGAGATGAAATATTAATTCTGAATCAGCTTTTTGAAGCTGGTTTAGAATATTACCATTTGCGAAAACCGGAAAAGAACTACCTGGAACATTGTACATATTTGAGCCAAGTGGATTCAAAATACCACAACAGAATTGTAGTTCATTATTTTCATGAGTTGATAAATGAATTCAATTTAAAAGGCATTCATTTTCAAGAACAAAAAAGGAGAGATAACATCGATAATCCTGGCCGCTATTTTAAGGCTTTAAATATGTTTGGTAAAACCATTAGCTCCTCGTTTCATGAACTAGAGGAATTAGCGACTTGCGAGTTTGAATTTGATTACCATTTATTAAGTCCTGTTTTTTCTTCCGTATCTAAGAAAGGATATGAAGGAAGAGGTTTCGATGTCAACCACATAGATAAGAGAATTATAGGGATGGGAGGAGTTACTACAAGCAATCTGGCTGAGTTTATAAAACTAGGATATAAAGGTGTTGGTGTTTTAGGCGGGGTCTGGAATAGTGCTACTCCAATATTAGATTTTAACACCATGAAAGACTATTTTTTGCAAAACAATAAAAACTAA
- a CDS encoding hydroxymethylpyrimidine/phosphomethylpyrimidine kinase codes for MGTQQYILTIAGFDPSSGAGLTADIKTFQAFGLYGLSVCTAVTVQNDIDFKAAHWVDTEVILKQIDTLFERFTIEVVKIGLVKNWESLVSILEQLYQYNPTIKVVLDPVLKASAGYAFHSEDDLSTLDTILERIYLITPNYEEIQSLYADKSIKETIAHISSKTKLYLKGGHREHSLGLDELYYNKTMQLSMMPSETVVFPKHGSGCVLSSALASTILLGYPIEAAALQSKKYIEQFLSSNKTLLGDHFPLSSAYKTSKRL; via the coding sequence GTGGGTACCCAACAATACATACTAACTATAGCAGGTTTTGATCCTTCAAGTGGTGCAGGACTTACTGCCGATATAAAAACCTTTCAGGCCTTTGGTTTGTATGGCTTATCTGTATGTACAGCGGTGACTGTTCAAAATGATATCGATTTTAAAGCCGCCCATTGGGTAGACACTGAGGTTATTCTTAAGCAAATTGATACCTTGTTTGAACGCTTTACTATTGAAGTGGTGAAAATTGGACTTGTAAAAAATTGGGAATCATTAGTGAGTATACTCGAGCAGTTATATCAATATAATCCAACGATAAAAGTTGTGTTAGACCCTGTTTTAAAAGCAAGTGCAGGATATGCTTTTCACAGTGAAGATGATCTCAGCACACTGGATACTATTTTAGAGCGTATTTATTTAATCACTCCAAATTATGAAGAGATACAAAGCTTGTATGCTGATAAGTCTATTAAAGAAACCATTGCGCACATCAGTAGCAAAACAAAGCTGTATTTAAAAGGAGGGCATCGCGAGCATAGCTTAGGTTTAGATGAGCTATATTACAATAAAACAATGCAATTAAGCATGATGCCTAGTGAAACAGTCGTTTTTCCAAAACATGGCAGTGGCTGTGTATTATCTTCAGCTTTAGCGAGTACTATCTTATTAGGATACCCCATTGAAGCCGCAGCACTGCAAAGTAAAAAATATATCGAACAGTTTTTAAGTTCAAACAAAACGCTTTTAGGAGATCATTTCCCATTATCTTCAGCGTATAAAACAAGTAAAAGACTATAA
- the thiE gene encoding thiamine phosphate synthase — MIPKLHYISQGQSVQEHIDNIQNACASGAELVQLRLKAIDEAALLEAAEKARAITSHFQTRLIINDYYKIAKAVKADGVHLGKNDSCPTVARAYMEPWQIIGGTANTVADCKSLIDKKVDYIGLGPFRFTKTKENLAPVLGQQAYSEILEALKTTTPIIAVGGITLEAVPELLKTGIHGVAVSEEITKNFNIISEFNTLLRGTSLYEQLWKPDQPDQPDKKE, encoded by the coding sequence ATGATTCCAAAACTTCATTATATATCCCAAGGCCAGAGTGTTCAAGAACATATTGATAACATTCAAAATGCTTGTGCTTCTGGAGCAGAGTTAGTACAGTTGCGTTTAAAAGCTATAGACGAAGCTGCGCTTCTCGAAGCGGCCGAAAAAGCGAGAGCAATCACGAGCCATTTTCAAACACGTTTAATTATCAATGATTATTATAAAATTGCTAAAGCCGTAAAAGCAGATGGTGTTCATTTGGGCAAAAATGATAGTTGTCCTACCGTGGCGAGAGCCTATATGGAGCCTTGGCAAATTATTGGCGGTACAGCAAATACGGTAGCCGATTGTAAATCACTTATTGATAAAAAAGTCGATTATATAGGTTTGGGACCTTTTCGTTTTACGAAAACAAAAGAGAACTTGGCTCCGGTTTTAGGGCAACAAGCATATTCAGAAATTCTAGAAGCCTTAAAAACAACAACACCTATTATCGCTGTAGGTGGTATTACCTTAGAGGCTGTTCCTGAACTTTTAAAAACGGGGATTCATGGGGTTGCTGTCTCAGAAGAAATCACAAAAAACTTCAATATAATTAGTGAGTTTAACACCTTATTACGAGGCACGTCACTTTATGAACAATTGTGGAAACCAGATCAACCGGATCAACCAGATAAAAAAGAATAG
- a CDS encoding thiazole synthase translates to MTDVLKIADKTFNSRLFTGTGKFKSSEQMREAISASKSELVTVALKRVDLNNDADDMLVHLKDNHINLLPNTSGVRTAKEAIFAAELAREALGTHWVKLEIHPDPRYLLPDPIETLKAAEALVKLGFVVMPYIHADPVLCKRLEDVGVQCVMPLGAPIGSNKGLKTVDFLEIIIEQSNVPVIVDAGIGAPSHAAYAMELGADAVLVNTAIAVSQNPVAMGIAFKMAVESGRMAFNAKLAPVKQRAEASSPLTSFLDA, encoded by the coding sequence ATGACAGACGTACTTAAAATAGCAGATAAAACTTTTAATTCCAGGTTGTTTACAGGCACTGGTAAGTTTAAAAGCTCAGAACAAATGCGTGAAGCGATTAGCGCTTCTAAAAGCGAACTCGTTACAGTAGCTTTAAAACGAGTAGACCTGAATAATGACGCAGATGACATGCTGGTGCATCTCAAAGACAACCACATTAACTTGTTGCCCAATACCTCAGGAGTGAGAACAGCAAAGGAAGCAATATTTGCTGCAGAATTGGCCAGAGAAGCTTTGGGGACGCATTGGGTAAAATTAGAAATTCATCCAGATCCTAGGTACTTGTTGCCAGACCCTATTGAAACACTTAAAGCTGCCGAAGCACTAGTAAAACTAGGTTTTGTGGTGATGCCTTATATTCATGCCGACCCGGTTTTATGTAAAAGACTGGAAGACGTTGGTGTGCAATGCGTCATGCCATTAGGAGCACCCATAGGAAGTAACAAGGGATTAAAGACGGTTGATTTTTTAGAAATCATCATAGAACAAAGTAATGTTCCTGTAATTGTAGATGCGGGCATTGGCGCACCTTCTCACGCAGCTTATGCGATGGAATTAGGGGCAGATGCAGTACTAGTTAACACAGCTATTGCTGTGTCACAAAACCCGGTAGCAATGGGAATTGCCTTTAAAATGGCTGTAGAATCGGGTAGAATGGCGTTTAATGCGAAATTAGCTCCAGTAAAACAACGGGCAGAAGCAAGTAGCCCTTTAACCTCTTTTTTAGATGCATAA